The following proteins are encoded in a genomic region of Opitutus sp.:
- a CDS encoding ABC transporter permease subunit, with product MFRFIARRLLETIPVLLIIVTATFFMVRFVPGGPFDSEKATTPEIRANLEAYYGLNLPLHQQYINYLKAVVLHGDLGRSTKYASRTVNEIIADKLPASLQLGSLALLIALILGLTAGVVAAVNRNTKIDYFTSTFSMVGICVPTFVLGPVLVLIFAIKLGWFSASGWYEWPDRILPSLTLGIVYAASIARLTRGGMLEVLHQDYIRTARAKGASEARIIFRHALRGGLLPVVSFLGPAIAGILTGSFVIETIFQIPGLGREFVNSAFNRDYTLVLGTVILYAVLIIGLNLVVDVVQVWLNPKLKFE from the coding sequence ATGTTTCGCTTCATCGCCCGCCGTCTTCTGGAGACGATCCCCGTCCTCCTTATCATCGTCACGGCCACCTTTTTTATGGTGCGGTTCGTGCCCGGTGGCCCCTTTGATAGCGAGAAAGCCACCACCCCGGAAATCCGCGCCAATCTCGAAGCCTACTACGGCCTCAACCTACCGCTGCACCAGCAGTATATTAACTACCTCAAAGCGGTGGTTCTCCACGGCGACCTCGGCCGCTCGACCAAATACGCCAGCCGCACCGTCAACGAGATCATCGCCGACAAACTCCCCGCGTCCCTCCAACTCGGCTCACTTGCCCTGTTAATCGCCCTCATCCTGGGCTTAACCGCCGGAGTCGTCGCGGCCGTGAACCGCAACACCAAGATCGATTACTTCACCTCCACCTTTTCCATGGTCGGCATCTGTGTGCCCACCTTTGTGCTCGGGCCGGTTCTGGTGCTGATTTTCGCCATAAAACTCGGCTGGTTTAGCGCCTCCGGCTGGTACGAGTGGCCCGACCGTATTCTGCCCTCGCTTACCCTCGGCATTGTCTACGCCGCCTCCATCGCCCGCCTGACCCGCGGCGGCATGTTGGAAGTCCTTCACCAGGATTACATTCGCACCGCCCGAGCCAAGGGCGCTTCCGAGGCCCGCATCATCTTCCGCCACGCCCTGCGCGGCGGCCTGCTGCCAGTCGTGTCGTTCCTCGGGCCGGCAATCGCCGGTATCCTCACCGGTTCATTTGTCATCGAGACGATTTTCCAAATCCCTGGGCTCGGTCGTGAATTTGTTAATAGCGCCTTTAACCGCGACTACACCTTGGTGCTCGGCACCGTTATCCTCTACGCCGTGCTCATCATCGGCCTGAACCTCGTCGTCGACGTGGTGCAGGTGTGGCTCAACCCCAAACTCAAATTCGAGTAA